The DNA region AATCCCTCAATAATTTTAAGAGGTTCACGGTTGATGGCTAAAGCGCCTTTTGGGATATTCTTTGTGACGGTAGTCCCTGAAGCGATGAGCACATCATCTTCAATGGTAACAGGGGCAACCAGTTGTGAGTCGCTACCTACAAAGACGTTTTTGCCGATGATTGTTTGGTATTTTGCTTTGCCATCGTAATTACATGTAATCGTTCCACATCCAATGTTCGTTCCCTCATCAATGATGGCGTCACCTAAGTAGCTGAGATGCCCCGCTTTGACGCCTTTGAGCGTTGATTTTTTGATCTCAACAAAATTTCCGATGTGCGTATCTTCGATATGTGAGTCAGGGCGAACACGTGCCATTGGCCCAATGTCAGAATTTTTGATGACACTTTTTTCAATGACGGAGTGCGCTTTGATGTGCGCATTTTCAAGCACGGTGCCTTTAAGTAAAGTCACACCGTTTTCAAGTTTGCATTCTCCGCTCATCTGCACATCTGTTTCAATGTAGATGGTGTGAGGTAAGCGCATACTCACCCCTTGCTCCATAAAACGGCGTTTAATGCGCTCTTGCATGAGCTCTTCCGCTTGGGAGAGATGGTACTTGGAGTTGACACCCATAAAGGTTGCTTCATCGACGAACAGCGCTTTAACACTTTTTTTCTCGGCATTGGCTAAAGCAATAAGGTCGGTGATGTAATACTCTTTTTGGCTGTTGTGATTGGAAAGCTTTGGAAGATTTTCGTTTAAAAAGTTGGTTTTAAAAAGATAAACGCCTGCATTGACCGCCGTTACTTTTTTCTCTTCCGCACTAGCGTCTTTCTCTTCAACGATCTTTTGCACGTTTAAAGACTCATCCATGATGACACGCCCATAACCAAAAGGTTCTTTACATGTAAACGCACTCATTACAACGTCCGCATCCAAATATGTAAAATTTTGCATATTTTGAGCTTCCAAAAGTGGCATATCGCCATTGAGTACGAGTAAATGCTCATATTTTGGTTTTACGCCACGAATTGCACCGCCCGTACCTGGGAAGTTTTGATGGTCTTGTATGCTATAGTGGATATTGGAAAAGTAACGATTCATTTTTTCTTGGACAAGGTCTGCTTGGTGGTATAAAATGACATGAATGTCGTCACTGACCTTTTGAGATTCTTTGATGATGTGATACAGCATTTCAAAACCGCTGATCTCATGAAGGACTTTAGGTAAGCTTGATTTCATCCGTGTTCCAAGCCCAGCAGCCATAATTGCAATCGAAATATTCATAAAGTGTGTTCCTAACAATCAGATGAAATCTATTTTAACGAAAAGTTGTTTAAAGATTAAAACGTTTTTAACGCAAAACCAACTAAAATCATAAATCTACTACGAGGAATCTATTTGAAGAATATGAAGAGAATTTTACTTTTACTATTGATCTGTATGACACCGATGGCTTTTGGCGCCGATACAATCCCTACAGTCAATCTCTCTTTAAGCGCACCTAATTCGCCACAACAGTTAGTTACAAGTCTTAACCTTCTTGTTGTTCTTACCATTTTAGTTCTCGCACCTTCACTTATTTTTATGATGACCAGTTTCTTACGCCTTTTGATCGTCTTTTCTTTCTTGCGTCAAGCACTGGGAACACAGCAAATGCCACCTTCTCAAGTGATGGTCTCTCTAGCGATGATTTTGACGTTTTTCATTATGGAACCGGTGATGAATGAGTCCTATGAGAACGCAATTAAGCCTTATTTGGCGGAGAAGATGAGCTATCAAGAGGCCTTTGAAAAAGGCTCTGCTCCTTTTAAAGCCTTTATGATTCGCAATACACGTGAAAAAGATTTGGCGCTTTTCTTTCGTATTCGTAACCTTGAAAATCCCAAAAATATTGAAGATGTCCCCTTAACCGTTGCCATGCCTGCGTTTATGATCAGTGAGCTTAAAACCGCTTTTGAGATCGGCTTTTTACTCTATTTGCCATTCCTCGTCATCGACATGGTTGTCAGTTCCGTTTTGATGAGTATGGGTATGATGATGTTACCGCCTGTTATGATCTCCTTACCGTTTAAATTGCTTATTTTTGTCCTCGTTGATGGTTGGAATTTGCTGGTGCAAAAACTCGTGGAGAGCTTCCATTAACACGCAATACCTGACAACCACAGCGTTGGGGTTTGAACTTCACCATCCTTTGTTTGATGCGACTATTTTAAAACAAGGTGCGCAACTGATCCATTTTCAGCCTAAAGAGGGCGAACCACTCTTTTGGTGTGCCGATCTTTCTACCTTTGAAAAAGGCAAGGCTTTTCGTGGTGGCGTTCCTCTGTGTTGGCCATGGTTTGGAAAAGCAGGTATTCCCTCTCATGGATTTGCACGTATTGTTGAATGGACATTACTCTCGTATGTCGAAAAAGAAGA from Sulfurospirillum diekertiae includes:
- the glmU gene encoding bifunctional UDP-N-acetylglucosamine diphosphorylase/glucosamine-1-phosphate N-acetyltransferase GlmU, which gives rise to MNISIAIMAAGLGTRMKSSLPKVLHEISGFEMLYHIIKESQKVSDDIHVILYHQADLVQEKMNRYFSNIHYSIQDHQNFPGTGGAIRGVKPKYEHLLVLNGDMPLLEAQNMQNFTYLDADVVMSAFTCKEPFGYGRVIMDESLNVQKIVEEKDASAEEKKVTAVNAGVYLFKTNFLNENLPKLSNHNSQKEYYITDLIALANAEKKSVKALFVDEATFMGVNSKYHLSQAEELMQERIKRRFMEQGVSMRLPHTIYIETDVQMSGECKLENGVTLLKGTVLENAHIKAHSVIEKSVIKNSDIGPMARVRPDSHIEDTHIGNFVEIKKSTLKGVKAGHLSYLGDAIIDEGTNIGCGTITCNYDGKAKYQTIIGKNVFVGSDSQLVAPVTIEDDVLIASGTTVTKNIPKGALAINREPLKIIEGFFYKFFGKKDAK
- the fliP gene encoding flagellar type III secretion system pore protein FliP (The bacterial flagellar biogenesis protein FliP forms a type III secretion system (T3SS)-type pore required for flagellar assembly.); protein product: MKRILLLLLICMTPMAFGADTIPTVNLSLSAPNSPQQLVTSLNLLVVLTILVLAPSLIFMMTSFLRLLIVFSFLRQALGTQQMPPSQVMVSLAMILTFFIMEPVMNESYENAIKPYLAEKMSYQEAFEKGSAPFKAFMIRNTREKDLALFFRIRNLENPKNIEDVPLTVAMPAFMISELKTAFEIGFLLYLPFLVIDMVVSSVLMSMGMMMLPPVMISLPFKLLIFVLVDGWNLLVQKLVESFH